One Chitinophaga sp. H8 DNA window includes the following coding sequences:
- a CDS encoding transferase, whose product MYLLIPGRHHLLTDFQFKYLNRLIQCKLEGEADVHGTPQKAQEITAIIFAVTSANHLGTKRNPIPFYLRSMIIQEFSNYLELPVYVYGIDDVGVINDFAEYTVKTIRHSSEGLHALTPENTIVICSTPVKDMYLQHGFTVLPAEWDTASGQYNRQLPWDIVQLIVHADEWRKDKQVLELMHPASFKIWNLYKLGEKVRHILKDPIIGADGDLTATRDYNVYVRQMDEIATLKYRETAPYIQPGKIGDIGCAVGSWIKMACADERLHECDCYGIEVSRHLFDICLQRKHNGEFANPSVFFSQKNAVTSLVFEQDSMNTIHTSSLTHEIESYGNRHDLLEFIHNRYRELVPGGVWINRDVVGPDNKHETVLLWLNEEDGSNTTEAPATTDTHQLAQWGPAFYACTVQTFCTGFPQAGRLPITAYLGKYR is encoded by the coding sequence ATGTATTTACTTATTCCGGGCAGACACCATCTATTAACCGACTTTCAGTTCAAATACCTGAACCGCCTTATCCAGTGCAAACTGGAAGGGGAGGCGGATGTACACGGCACGCCGCAAAAAGCACAGGAAATTACAGCGATCATATTTGCTGTAACTTCTGCCAATCACTTAGGTACCAAACGCAACCCCATCCCTTTCTATCTCCGCTCCATGATCATTCAGGAGTTCTCTAATTACCTGGAACTGCCGGTATACGTATATGGGATTGATGATGTAGGTGTAATCAACGATTTTGCAGAATATACGGTAAAGACCATACGCCACTCAAGTGAAGGCCTGCATGCGCTTACGCCTGAAAATACAATTGTGATCTGCTCCACACCGGTAAAAGACATGTACCTGCAACATGGCTTCACCGTATTGCCGGCAGAATGGGATACTGCTTCGGGGCAATATAACCGGCAGCTGCCCTGGGACATTGTACAGCTGATCGTGCATGCGGATGAATGGCGGAAAGACAAGCAGGTACTGGAACTGATGCATCCGGCTTCCTTTAAAATATGGAACCTTTATAAACTGGGCGAAAAAGTACGGCACATCCTCAAAGATCCTATCATTGGGGCGGATGGTGATCTTACTGCTACGCGCGATTATAACGTATATGTGCGCCAGATGGATGAAATAGCTACCCTTAAATACCGCGAAACAGCTCCCTACATCCAGCCGGGAAAAATAGGGGATATCGGCTGCGCAGTAGGCTCCTGGATAAAAATGGCTTGTGCAGATGAACGCCTGCATGAATGCGATTGTTATGGTATTGAAGTGTCACGCCACCTGTTCGATATCTGCCTGCAACGCAAGCATAACGGAGAATTTGCCAACCCGTCCGTTTTTTTCTCCCAGAAAAACGCAGTGACTAGTCTCGTGTTTGAACAGGATAGCATGAATACCATTCACACTTCTTCTTTAACCCACGAAATAGAATCTTACGGCAACCGCCATGACCTGCTGGAGTTTATCCATAACCGTTACCGGGAACTGGTACCCGGCGGAGTATGGATCAACCGGGATGTGGTAGGTCCGGACAACAAGCACGAAACAGTATTACTCTGGCTGAACGAAGAAGACGGCAGTAATACCACCGAAGCGCCTGCTACTACAGATACCCACCAGCTGGCCCAATGGGGGCCAGCTTTCTACGCTTGCACTGTTCAAACGTTTTGCACAGGATTTCCGCAGGCAGGAAGGCTACCAATTACAGCATACCTGGGTAAATATCGGTAA
- a CDS encoding nicotinate phosphoribosyltransferase, with product MTKENLILLADAYKYSHHKLYLPGTQYIYSYLESRGGKFNETVFYGLQYFLKEYLQGVVITKEKIDEAETLLPQVFGRNDVFDRSKFDYIIEKHGGKLPVRIKAVAEGTSVPVQNVLMTIENTDPACYWLTNFLETLLMQVWYPCTVASVSREIKKVVRQYYEATASEAAFAGIDFVLNDFGFRGASSVESAGLGGSAHLVNFAGSDTLAASVFAKRYYHATQAVGLSIPATEHSICTLLGEEGELEIFRHVLNTFPTGTIACVSDSYNIFRACETYWGTELKEQILNRKGTLVIRPDSGDAVQTLLRVFDILMNKFGFTINEKGYKVLPPQVRVIQGDGISYSSIPPIYAALQKAGISAENLVLGMGGALLQRVNRDTQEFALKCSYAQVNGAHIDVQKMPVEMDANGQLRTSFKKSKAGKLKLVKENNTYKTIRQNDMPALQDELHTVFENGEITHEYTFEAIRKQATL from the coding sequence ATGACAAAGGAAAATCTCATTCTCTTAGCCGACGCTTACAAATACTCCCACCACAAATTATACTTACCAGGCACCCAATACATCTACTCCTACCTGGAAAGCCGGGGCGGCAAGTTTAACGAAACAGTATTCTACGGCCTGCAATATTTTCTGAAAGAATACCTGCAGGGGGTAGTGATCACCAAAGAAAAAATAGACGAAGCGGAAACGCTGCTGCCACAAGTGTTTGGCCGTAATGATGTGTTTGATCGTAGCAAGTTTGATTATATCATTGAAAAGCATGGCGGGAAATTACCGGTACGTATCAAAGCCGTGGCAGAAGGCACCTCCGTACCTGTACAAAATGTGCTGATGACCATCGAGAATACCGACCCTGCCTGCTACTGGCTCACCAACTTTCTAGAAACACTACTGATGCAGGTATGGTACCCCTGCACCGTGGCCAGCGTATCCCGGGAAATTAAAAAGGTAGTACGCCAGTACTACGAAGCTACTGCCAGCGAAGCGGCTTTTGCCGGGATAGATTTTGTGCTCAACGACTTTGGCTTCCGTGGTGCCAGCTCCGTAGAAAGTGCCGGCCTGGGGGGCAGCGCTCACCTGGTTAACTTTGCAGGCAGCGATACCCTGGCGGCGTCCGTTTTTGCCAAACGGTATTACCACGCTACACAGGCAGTAGGTTTATCCATCCCGGCTACAGAACACTCTATCTGTACCCTGCTGGGGGAAGAAGGGGAACTGGAAATTTTCAGACACGTACTAAACACTTTCCCTACCGGTACCATTGCCTGTGTGTCTGATTCCTACAATATTTTCCGCGCCTGCGAAACATACTGGGGCACTGAGCTCAAAGAACAGATCCTGAACAGGAAAGGTACTTTGGTCATCCGCCCTGATAGTGGGGATGCGGTGCAAACACTGCTCCGGGTGTTCGATATCCTGATGAATAAATTTGGCTTTACCATCAATGAAAAGGGGTATAAAGTACTCCCTCCACAGGTACGGGTAATACAAGGTGATGGCATCAGCTATTCTTCTATTCCTCCCATCTATGCAGCATTGCAAAAAGCCGGTATCAGCGCTGAAAACCTGGTATTGGGAATGGGTGGGGCCCTGCTGCAACGGGTCAACCGCGATACCCAGGAATTTGCGCTCAAATGCTCCTATGCCCAGGTAAATGGTGCACACATAGATGTCCAAAAGATGCCCGTAGAGATGGATGCCAATGGACAACTCCGTACTTCCTTCAAAAAATCCAAAGCAGGTAAACTAAAACTGGTAAAGGAAAACAACACGTACAAAACCATCCGCCAGAATGATATGCCCGCACTGCAGGATGAGTTACACACCGTATTTGAAAACGGGGAAATTACCCATGAATATACTTTTGAAGCTATTAGAAAACAGGCGACCTTATAG
- a CDS encoding NUDIX domain-containing protein, whose translation MQNIKPTGVIIARFQTPSLHPGHLNLINQVKQKHNRLIIVLGVSPVKGSRKNPLDYFTRERMIKQAFPDIVILPLSDQPDDKQWSKMLDELLLHTFPHETFALYGSRDSFIATYSGRYATEALPPVQDYNATAMREDISDKVFATEEFRAGIIYNTYNQFPKAYPTVDIALFKDNQQYLLLGRKPNETAWRLPGGFTDPTDACYEAAALRELQEECGPLTTTPLQYEMSLLVDDWRYRSETDKIMTSLFSTSLISGEPAPGDDLAAVKWVPVKDIIPLIAAKEIVSTHIPLLEKLAQKYSEND comes from the coding sequence ATGCAGAACATCAAACCCACTGGTGTGATCATTGCCAGGTTCCAGACACCTTCTCTCCACCCCGGACACCTCAACCTGATCAACCAGGTAAAACAAAAGCATAACCGGTTAATCATCGTGTTGGGTGTTTCTCCTGTAAAAGGCAGCCGCAAAAACCCGCTGGACTACTTCACCAGGGAAAGAATGATCAAACAAGCATTCCCGGATATTGTTATTCTTCCATTAAGTGATCAGCCGGACGATAAACAATGGTCTAAAATGCTGGACGAATTATTACTGCATACCTTCCCACACGAAACATTTGCCCTCTACGGCAGCCGGGATAGCTTTATTGCTACTTACTCCGGACGTTACGCTACCGAAGCGTTACCTCCTGTACAGGACTACAACGCTACTGCTATGCGGGAAGATATCTCTGACAAGGTTTTTGCTACGGAAGAGTTCCGTGCAGGGATTATCTATAATACCTACAACCAGTTCCCGAAAGCATACCCCACCGTAGATATCGCTTTATTCAAAGACAATCAGCAATATTTACTGCTGGGACGTAAACCCAACGAAACTGCCTGGCGCCTCCCCGGTGGATTTACTGATCCTACGGATGCCTGCTATGAAGCGGCAGCGCTCCGGGAATTACAGGAAGAATGCGGCCCCCTCACGACTACTCCGTTGCAATATGAAATGTCTTTATTGGTAGACGACTGGCGCTACCGGTCCGAAACAGATAAGATCATGACCTCCCTTTTCAGCACCAGCCTGATATCAGGTGAACCGGCCCCAGGCGATGACCTCGCCGCGGTAAAGTGGGTGCCCGTAAAAGATATCATACCACTTATTGCAGCAAAGGAAATCGTCAGTACACATATTCCCCTGCTGGAAAAATTAGCCCAAAAATATTCTGAGAACGATTAA
- a CDS encoding NUDIX hydrolase produces MAIQQNIRLSVDAVVFGYTARESISVLLIKRTIEPFLHSWALPGGFVRDHESLEEAVTRELQTESGVHINYLEQLYTFGLPSRDPRGRVVSVAHFALVNPTNFKLAASSDAEDAGWFNIKELPDLAFDHAGIIAEAVKRLRGKIRYQPIGFELLDKKFPIADLEKLYETLLDRPIDRRNFQKKMNHLGILIAHNETQKQLSQGRPAKLFSFNEKRYFQLMKDGIAFEV; encoded by the coding sequence TTGGCTATACAACAGAACATACGATTAAGCGTAGATGCAGTAGTGTTTGGATACACTGCCCGGGAAAGTATCTCCGTACTGCTCATTAAACGTACCATAGAACCTTTCCTCCACAGCTGGGCACTCCCCGGCGGATTTGTAAGAGATCATGAATCACTGGAAGAAGCAGTAACCCGCGAACTGCAAACCGAATCCGGTGTCCATATCAATTACCTGGAACAACTATACACCTTTGGCTTGCCTTCCCGTGATCCCAGAGGCAGGGTAGTATCTGTTGCCCACTTTGCACTGGTAAACCCAACCAACTTCAAACTGGCAGCCAGCTCCGATGCGGAAGATGCGGGATGGTTCAATATCAAGGAACTGCCCGACCTGGCTTTTGATCATGCCGGTATTATTGCCGAAGCCGTGAAAAGACTACGGGGAAAAATCAGGTACCAACCCATCGGATTCGAACTCCTGGACAAAAAATTTCCGATTGCCGACCTGGAAAAATTATATGAAACCCTCCTGGACCGCCCCATAGACCGGCGCAACTTCCAGAAAAAAATGAACCACCTGGGTATCCTCATCGCACATAACGAAACACAAAAACAACTGTCCCAGGGCAGACCCGCCAAACTCTTTAGCTTCAACGAAAAACGATACTTCCAACTCATGAAAGATGGTATCGCTTTTGAAGTGTAA
- a CDS encoding M28 family peptidase → MNKIIWLFPFVLSTLYVSAQKKTDRKTLSNLQMHVAYLASDKLEGRRTGTPGEQLAAAYIAGQMKDIGLTPMGEEGFLQTFTVKEGREPAADTKMSIGDQILTPGTQFIPLPFSAASSAKGEVIPNVNEPDNIWLVNVSEMDITNPHESMANQYLKEAKEAQQAGATAVVFYNSKETAAEVAEWLDQNPAPIPVPAVWVNDAVSKKLMADDAEGFKINLQVAFKPTKRTGTNVIGYIDNKAEKTIILGAHYDHLGYGEDHNGLGTATKEIYNGADDNASGTAALLEIARLLKASKLRGNNYAIVAFSGEELGLFGSKYFTEHSQIALSQANFMINMDMVGRLTAEKGLQIGGIGTSPAWNTILPAVAPKELKLSYDSAGVGPSDHTSFYRKNIPVLFFFTGTHSDYHKPTDDAGKLNYDGALSVVKLVYDIIDKANGMDKLTFSKTREPQMGTNARFSVTLGIMPDYTFDKGGVRIDGVTDGRPASKAGMAAGDVIVQMGSLPVTNLEAYMQALGTFKKGDQTDVKVKRGNAEKVFQVQF, encoded by the coding sequence GTGAACAAGATCATCTGGTTGTTTCCCTTCGTATTGAGTACACTTTATGTAAGTGCTCAAAAGAAAACGGACCGTAAAACACTGAGTAACCTGCAAATGCATGTGGCCTACCTGGCAAGTGATAAACTGGAAGGACGCCGCACAGGAACTCCCGGAGAACAACTCGCTGCGGCATATATTGCCGGTCAGATGAAAGATATCGGGCTTACGCCCATGGGAGAGGAGGGCTTTTTACAAACCTTTACTGTAAAGGAAGGACGGGAACCTGCGGCAGATACTAAAATGAGTATCGGCGATCAGATACTGACGCCCGGTACCCAATTCATTCCACTGCCTTTCAGTGCCGCCAGTTCTGCTAAAGGAGAAGTAATCCCCAACGTAAATGAACCGGACAATATCTGGCTGGTAAATGTATCCGAAATGGATATCACCAATCCGCATGAAAGCATGGCCAACCAATACCTGAAAGAAGCCAAAGAGGCACAACAGGCAGGGGCCACCGCGGTAGTGTTCTATAACAGCAAGGAAACAGCTGCCGAGGTTGCGGAATGGCTGGATCAAAATCCGGCGCCCATTCCTGTTCCGGCGGTATGGGTCAATGATGCGGTCAGCAAAAAACTGATGGCAGACGATGCGGAAGGATTCAAAATCAACCTGCAGGTGGCTTTCAAACCTACCAAACGCACTGGTACTAACGTTATTGGTTATATAGACAACAAAGCGGAAAAAACAATCATCCTGGGGGCTCATTATGACCACCTGGGCTATGGGGAAGATCATAACGGACTGGGTACTGCTACCAAAGAGATCTACAATGGTGCGGATGATAATGCCAGCGGTACTGCCGCACTCCTGGAAATAGCCCGCTTGCTGAAAGCGTCTAAACTGCGGGGCAACAACTACGCGATTGTCGCCTTTTCCGGGGAAGAACTGGGATTGTTTGGTTCTAAATACTTTACAGAACACAGCCAGATAGCGCTGTCACAGGCCAATTTCATGATCAATATGGATATGGTAGGCCGGCTTACTGCCGAAAAAGGTTTACAGATCGGCGGTATCGGTACCTCTCCTGCCTGGAACACGATCCTGCCGGCAGTGGCGCCTAAAGAACTGAAACTATCATACGACTCTGCTGGTGTAGGTCCCTCAGATCATACCTCCTTTTACCGCAAAAATATCCCGGTACTCTTCTTCTTTACCGGCACACACAGCGATTATCATAAGCCTACCGATGATGCCGGCAAGCTCAACTATGACGGCGCACTGTCTGTTGTAAAACTGGTATACGATATCATTGACAAGGCCAACGGGATGGACAAACTAACATTTTCCAAAACCCGGGAACCTCAAATGGGTACCAACGCACGTTTTTCTGTAACCCTCGGCATTATGCCGGACTACACCTTTGATAAAGGGGGCGTACGTATCGATGGGGTTACCGATGGCCGCCCGGCTTCAAAGGCGGGGATGGCTGCCGGGGACGTGATTGTACAAATGGGCAGCCTCCCGGTTACCAACCTGGAGGCCTACATGCAGGCATTGGGGACTTTTAAAAAAGGCGACCAAACCGATGTGAAAGTGAAAAGAGGTAATGCTGAAAAGGTATTCCAGGTACAATTCTGA
- the gcvT gene encoding glycine cleavage system aminomethyltransferase GcvT, with translation MKNTPFTEKHIALGAKMAAFAGFNMPISYTGINDEHSAVRKNAGVFDVSHMGEFILKGENALDLIQRVTSNDASKLTPGKAQYSCLPNPEGGIVDDLLVYCIEENQVYMLVVNAGNIDKDWNWISQHNTKGVEMHNISDKTCLLAIQGPNAASILQPLTEVNLVNLKYYTFEKSTFAGVPNVLISATGYTGAGGVEIYFEDKDGAADKIWHAIFEIGGPQGLKPIGLGARDTLRLEMGFCLYGNDIDDRTSPLEGGLGWITKFTKDFTAKDILEKQKAAGVTQKLVGFEMVDKGIPRHDYVIKNAQGEVIGRVTSGTQSPSLQKAIGLGYVKTAFAAQDAEIFIEVRDKLLKARVVKVPFLA, from the coding sequence ATGAAAAATACGCCGTTTACAGAAAAACACATTGCGCTAGGCGCCAAGATGGCTGCATTTGCAGGATTTAACATGCCCATCTCCTACACTGGTATTAATGATGAACACAGTGCTGTTCGTAAAAATGCAGGGGTCTTTGATGTAAGTCACATGGGTGAGTTTATATTAAAAGGGGAAAACGCCCTGGATCTGATCCAGCGGGTAACCAGCAATGATGCCTCCAAGCTGACACCGGGGAAAGCGCAGTATAGCTGTTTGCCTAATCCTGAAGGAGGGATAGTAGATGATTTGCTGGTGTATTGCATTGAAGAGAACCAGGTATATATGCTGGTGGTAAATGCCGGTAATATCGATAAAGACTGGAACTGGATCAGCCAGCATAATACCAAAGGGGTGGAAATGCATAATATTTCCGATAAAACCTGTTTACTGGCCATACAGGGCCCTAATGCCGCTAGTATACTGCAACCTCTGACAGAAGTGAACCTGGTGAACCTGAAGTACTACACTTTTGAGAAAAGTACTTTTGCAGGCGTACCAAATGTGCTGATCAGTGCTACCGGGTATACCGGAGCAGGTGGAGTAGAGATCTATTTTGAAGATAAAGATGGCGCTGCCGACAAGATCTGGCATGCGATTTTTGAAATTGGCGGACCACAGGGATTAAAACCAATTGGCCTGGGAGCAAGGGATACGTTGCGCCTGGAGATGGGTTTCTGCCTGTATGGCAATGACATAGATGACCGCACCTCTCCCCTGGAAGGCGGACTGGGATGGATTACCAAATTCACCAAGGATTTTACGGCAAAGGATATCCTGGAAAAACAGAAAGCAGCGGGTGTAACCCAGAAGCTGGTAGGTTTTGAAATGGTAGATAAGGGAATTCCCCGTCATGATTATGTGATTAAAAATGCACAAGGTGAGGTAATAGGACGGGTAACTTCCGGCACACAATCCCCTTCTCTGCAAAAAGCGATCGGATTAGGCTATGTGAAAACGGCTTTTGCCGCGCAGGATGCAGAGATCTTTATTGAAGTAAGAGATAAGTTGCTGAAGGCCAGGGTGGTAAAAGTGCCCTTTTTGGCATAA
- a CDS encoding SRPBCC family protein, whose translation MPIIHLTTVIHAPLDRVFDLSRSITLHKRSMEHLKEEAIKGRTSGLISYDETVTWRARHLGKMRELTTRITAMRKPDYFCDEMIEGDFKSMKHEHHFKEIGNGTVAIDIMEYEAPYGRWGRMLERLFLTRYMTRLLEQRNRSIKEYAESEKWRVILD comes from the coding sequence ATGCCTATTATTCATTTAACCACTGTTATCCATGCTCCGTTGGACCGGGTTTTTGACCTGAGCCGGAGTATTACGCTGCACAAGCGCAGTATGGAGCATTTAAAAGAAGAGGCCATTAAAGGCCGTACCAGCGGATTGATATCCTATGATGAAACAGTTACCTGGCGGGCGCGCCATTTGGGTAAGATGCGGGAGCTGACTACCAGGATAACGGCGATGCGCAAACCGGATTATTTTTGTGATGAAATGATTGAAGGTGATTTTAAGTCCATGAAGCATGAGCATCATTTTAAGGAAATCGGTAATGGTACAGTAGCTATTGACATTATGGAGTATGAAGCACCTTATGGACGGTGGGGCCGGATGCTAGAACGGCTATTTCTGACCAGGTATATGACCAGGTTGCTGGAGCAGCGTAACAGGAGTATAAAAGAATATGCAGAGAGTGAAAAGTGGCGGGTGATACTGGATTAG
- a CDS encoding 2-phosphosulfolactate phosphatase has product MTEHNKPTLEVCLSPALLHLYDVKNSIVVIIDVLRATSTICTALYNGAAKIIPVASVEECVSIGRQLGAITAGERDGKIAEGLLHGNSPFEYPRDFIENKTIVLTTTNGTKLLHMAKDAIQIITGSFPNISAVCDYLVAQQQNVILGCAAWKDRVNMEDTLFAGAVVSRIKSHFHMNCDSALAAETLYNTAKPDVYKFMQGASHFQRLAKFGLEKDIRYCLTPDGANVLPLLKNGELIVG; this is encoded by the coding sequence ATGACAGAGCATAACAAACCCACGCTGGAAGTATGTTTATCACCGGCGTTATTACACCTGTATGATGTAAAGAATAGTATTGTAGTCATTATAGATGTCCTGCGTGCCACTTCTACAATTTGTACTGCCTTGTATAATGGGGCGGCCAAGATTATCCCGGTAGCATCAGTAGAAGAATGTGTGAGCATAGGGCGGCAACTGGGGGCCATTACGGCAGGTGAGCGGGATGGGAAGATAGCAGAAGGGTTGCTGCATGGCAACTCTCCGTTTGAGTATCCGCGTGATTTTATAGAGAACAAAACAATTGTGCTCACTACCACTAATGGCACCAAGCTGCTGCATATGGCCAAAGACGCCATACAGATTATTACCGGATCTTTTCCTAATATCTCTGCTGTATGTGATTACCTGGTAGCGCAGCAACAGAATGTGATCTTGGGCTGTGCTGCCTGGAAAGACCGGGTGAACATGGAAGATACTTTGTTTGCAGGAGCGGTGGTAAGCCGTATCAAGTCGCATTTTCATATGAACTGTGATTCTGCCCTGGCGGCAGAAACTTTGTACAATACGGCAAAACCGGATGTATACAAGTTTATGCAGGGCGCATCGCATTTCCAGCGCCTGGCTAAGTTTGGGCTGGAAAAAGATATCCGTTACTGTCTTACCCCGGATGGCGCCAATGTATTGCCATTGTTGAAGAATGGGGAGTTGATTGTAGGATAA
- a CDS encoding MBL fold metallo-hydrolase: MKHYICTTCGVQYDLSATAPAHCPICEDDRQYVNPNGQSWTTLEQVARQHKNIIEKAGPDVYAIYTTPSFAIGQRAHLVISPGGNILWDCITNLDASTIDIIQRMGGIKAIALSHPHYFSTMVEWSHAFGNIPVYVHRLDTQWLGRTDAVIWLWEGKEQALWDGMKLVLCAGHFPGANVLYTPQNNGVLLVGDVIQVSPDLKSVSFMYSFPNYIPMRKSEVLGIQEAVAPLSYDVMYGAFGRYLRQDAKKTMDFSVKRYLRIYE, encoded by the coding sequence ATGAAACATTACATCTGCACTACCTGTGGCGTACAATATGACCTGTCTGCTACAGCTCCTGCCCACTGCCCTATCTGCGAAGACGACCGGCAGTACGTTAATCCCAACGGACAATCATGGACTACACTGGAGCAGGTGGCCCGTCAGCACAAAAATATTATTGAAAAAGCAGGGCCGGATGTGTATGCCATTTATACCACCCCTTCCTTTGCCATTGGGCAGCGTGCCCACCTGGTAATTAGCCCTGGCGGTAATATTTTGTGGGATTGTATCACCAACCTGGATGCCTCTACCATTGATATTATCCAGCGGATGGGAGGTATTAAAGCGATCGCATTATCACACCCCCATTACTTTTCAACGATGGTGGAATGGAGTCATGCTTTTGGAAATATACCGGTATATGTACACCGGCTGGACACACAATGGCTGGGCCGTACAGATGCGGTGATCTGGTTGTGGGAGGGAAAGGAGCAGGCGCTGTGGGACGGTATGAAGCTGGTGCTTTGCGCCGGGCATTTTCCCGGCGCCAATGTATTATATACCCCGCAAAATAATGGTGTATTACTCGTAGGAGATGTGATACAGGTATCCCCGGATCTGAAATCCGTATCCTTTATGTATAGTTTCCCCAATTATATCCCTATGCGTAAAAGTGAGGTGTTAGGGATTCAGGAAGCGGTGGCTCCCCTCAGCTATGATGTGATGTATGGTGCTTTTGGGCGTTATCTCCGGCAGGATGCCAAAAAGACCATGGATTTTTCTGTAAAGCGGTACCTGAGGATATATGAATAG